In Pseudomonadota bacterium, the following proteins share a genomic window:
- a CDS encoding multiheme c-type cytochrome, with protein MGGLPRQKTIITAMQQEHPANQLLLINTGNLTKPSIKRDYELNRRQTSIITKVYQQMDCDVLTPGFQELIDGNMIITALVKAAGTMPLVCSNLKNVNKLGIKPYVVLHKSGRKILITSLMDPRVGKKAIHGLRIEEPAASLKKILAAVPHDLAITVLHFSDRKARKIISQVPGIDLAILATQRGIMATPEAAGKSYLVKNNNHGKTVNYLDWDFASRKPIKYSSLKVSKEDIKPEPKIAKLVNDYEIWLRNYYIRLEKAADESGTDEQQTSTYVGFQTCAQCHPEIVADWKTSRHGRAYASLQKKCKDYCPDCLPCHVTGKKNPLNGVGFLSPKKTPHLFDVQCEQCHGSAHQHVKNPKKPYGVTITQDTCIVCHTGQSDPEFSFDHKIDLVNH; from the coding sequence ATGGGCGGTCTGCCCCGACAAAAGACGATCATCACGGCCATGCAGCAGGAACACCCCGCGAACCAATTGCTGCTGATCAACACCGGCAACCTGACCAAACCATCCATCAAAAGGGACTATGAACTCAATCGCCGGCAGACTTCCATCATCACCAAAGTTTATCAGCAGATGGACTGTGATGTCCTGACCCCCGGATTCCAGGAACTCATTGATGGTAATATGATTATCACCGCACTGGTGAAGGCCGCCGGAACCATGCCGCTGGTATGCAGCAACCTGAAGAATGTCAATAAACTGGGAATCAAACCCTATGTCGTACTGCATAAAAGCGGTCGTAAAATCCTCATTACTTCTCTGATGGACCCCAGGGTGGGGAAAAAAGCCATTCATGGACTACGGATTGAGGAGCCGGCTGCCAGCCTGAAAAAAATTCTTGCCGCCGTGCCCCATGATCTGGCTATCACTGTCCTCCATTTTTCCGACCGCAAGGCCAGAAAAATAATCAGTCAGGTACCCGGCATTGATCTGGCTATCCTGGCTACCCAACGGGGCATCATGGCCACCCCGGAGGCTGCCGGGAAAAGCTACCTGGTCAAAAACAACAATCACGGCAAAACAGTTAACTACCTTGACTGGGATTTCGCCAGCCGGAAACCGATAAAGTACAGCAGCCTGAAAGTCAGTAAAGAAGATATAAAGCCGGAGCCAAAAATCGCCAAACTGGTCAATGATTATGAAATCTGGCTGAGAAATTATTATATCAGGCTGGAAAAAGCAGCGGACGAAAGCGGCACGGATGAACAGCAGACTTCAACCTACGTGGGTTTCCAGACCTGCGCCCAATGCCATCCGGAGATTGTCGCTGACTGGAAAACCAGCCGCCACGGGCGGGCGTATGCCAGCCTGCAGAAAAAATGCAAAGACTACTGTCCGGACTGTCTGCCCTGCCATGTCACCGGCAAAAAAAATCCTTTAAACGGGGTTGGGTTTTTGAGTCCGAAAAAAACCCCGCATTTATTCGATGTCCAGTGTGAGCAGTGCCACGGTTCAGCCCACCAGCATGTCAAAAATCCCAAAAAGCCGTATGGCGTGACCATCACCCAGGATACCTGCATCGTCTGCCATACGGGCCAGAGTGATCCCGAATTTTCTTTTGACCATAAAATCGACCTGGTCAATCATTAA